A single region of the Gemella sp. zg-570 genome encodes:
- a CDS encoding heavy metal-binding domain-containing protein, which produces MIKYKGLVTGSVLAGINFIKDIGAGFRNFFRGRSAGYDEELKSNASKLGTNAVIGLSINFESLGTNGDMILVVATDTAVEVR; this is translated from the coding sequence ATAATAAAATATAAGGGACTTGTTACTGGATCAGTATTAGCTGGTATAAATTTCATAAAAGATATAGGGGCTGGTTTTAGAAATTTCTTTAGAGGGAGAAGTGCCGGATACGACGAAGAACTTAAATCTAACGCTAGTAAATTAGGAACTAATGCAGTCATTGGTTTATCTATAAACTTTGAAAGCCTAGGAACTAATGGCGATATGATTCTTGTTGTCGCTACTGATACAGCGGTAGAAGTAAGATAG
- the rpmG gene encoding 50S ribosomal protein L33: MRVNVTLACTECGDRNYITKKNKRNNPDRIELKKYCPRLKKVTLHRETK, encoded by the coding sequence ATGCGCGTAAATGTAACATTAGCTTGTACAGAATGTGGTGATAGAAACTACATTACTAAAAAAAATAAAAGAAATAATCCAGACCGTATTGAACTTAAGAAATACTGTCCTAGATTAAAAAAAGTAACTCTACACAGAGAAACTAAATAA
- the secA gene encoding preprotein translocase subunit SecA, whose protein sequence is MAFLNKVFDANKRELKSLEKLAKKVIAKEDEYASLTEEELKNKTIEFRDYISQQKEKGVSSSDILDDILVDAFAAAREGAFRSLCMKPYKVQIMGGIALHKGDIAEMRTGEGKTLTATMPVYLNALYGEGVHVITVNEYLSQRDKEEMGVFYEYMGLTVGLNLNSLSPSEKREAYNCDITYSTNNELGFDYLRDNMVRNVESRVQRPLNYAVIDEVDSVLIDEARTPLIISGEGQESTSLYQVANAFVRTLKMAKEEDGSDGDYTLDIKTKAIQLSERGIDKAEQYFGLKNLYDLKNVDLTHHINQALKANYTMSLDVDYVVYDGEILIVDSFTGRTMPGRRFSEGLHQAIEAKENVEIQKESKTMATITFQNYFRMYKKLSGMTGTAKTEEEEFRNIYNMFVTTIPTNKPVIRIDAPDLVYSSMESKYRAIVRDVKERYFAGQPVLLGTVAIETSELLSNLLYKSGVPHKVLNAKQNESEAEIIKMAGQKGSITIATNMAGRGTDIKLGEGVRELGGLAVIGTERHESRRIDNQLRGRSGRQGDPGYSRFYLSLEDELMLRFGADRLKKLMDMNDDTPLESRMISRSVESAQKRVEGNNFDARKQVLQYDDVLRKQREIMYGERNEVLELEKVSEIIASMVDNAVNKTIDYSLNLEFVDEDIDIRDIVKLLNEKYLLDNPINIDNYTEASDKEEIAELALVNIKKELAEKRELLTDKTMDNFEKYILLNSIDQHWTDHIDQMDQLRKGIFLRSYGQIDPLREYRNEGHIMFENMIAEIEDSVTTNLLRIKVERHEEIELKNEEKVLITNDSKEHIARGPIKSSSREEKKKRKEERLNRIKELKEKKKVIGK, encoded by the coding sequence ATGGCATTTTTAAATAAAGTTTTCGATGCTAATAAAAGAGAATTAAAAAGTCTTGAAAAATTGGCAAAGAAAGTAATTGCTAAAGAAGATGAATATGCTTCTTTAACAGAAGAGGAATTAAAAAATAAAACAATAGAATTTAGAGATTATATTTCACAACAAAAAGAAAAAGGTGTTTCTAGTTCGGACATATTAGATGATATACTAGTAGATGCTTTTGCCGCTGCAAGAGAAGGAGCTTTTCGTTCATTATGTATGAAACCTTACAAGGTACAGATTATGGGGGGGATCGCTCTTCATAAGGGAGATATAGCAGAAATGCGTACAGGAGAAGGTAAAACTTTGACTGCAACTATGCCAGTTTATCTAAATGCCCTATACGGCGAAGGTGTTCACGTAATCACTGTAAACGAATATTTATCACAACGTGATAAAGAAGAAATGGGTGTTTTCTATGAATATATGGGGCTAACTGTTGGACTAAATTTAAACTCCCTATCTCCATCGGAAAAAAGAGAAGCATATAATTGCGATATTACTTATTCTACAAACAACGAACTTGGATTTGATTATTTGAGGGATAATATGGTTAGAAATGTTGAATCGAGAGTGCAAAGACCTCTAAATTATGCAGTAATTGACGAGGTAGATTCTGTACTTATTGATGAAGCAAGAACACCACTTATAATATCTGGAGAAGGTCAAGAATCTACATCTTTATATCAAGTAGCTAACGCATTTGTTAGAACTTTAAAGATGGCTAAAGAAGAAGATGGTAGCGATGGGGATTATACACTAGATATTAAAACTAAAGCTATTCAACTATCTGAAAGAGGTATTGATAAGGCTGAACAATATTTTGGATTAAAAAATCTTTATGATTTAAAAAATGTTGACTTAACTCATCATATAAATCAAGCTCTAAAAGCAAATTATACAATGAGTCTTGATGTTGACTATGTTGTTTATGATGGAGAAATTTTAATTGTTGACTCATTCACTGGAAGAACTATGCCAGGACGACGCTTTTCGGAAGGCTTACATCAAGCCATAGAAGCTAAAGAAAATGTTGAAATCCAAAAAGAAAGCAAAACTATGGCAACAATAACTTTCCAAAATTATTTCAGAATGTATAAAAAATTATCTGGAATGACAGGTACTGCCAAAACAGAGGAAGAAGAATTTAGAAATATATATAATATGTTTGTAACTACTATTCCTACAAATAAACCTGTAATTCGTATTGACGCACCAGATTTAGTATATTCTAGTATGGAGTCTAAATATAGAGCGATAGTTCGTGATGTGAAAGAAAGATATTTTGCAGGGCAACCTGTCTTATTAGGTACAGTAGCCATAGAAACAAGTGAATTGCTATCTAATTTACTTTATAAATCTGGAGTTCCCCACAAGGTCTTAAATGCCAAACAAAATGAGAGTGAAGCAGAAATAATTAAAATGGCAGGACAAAAAGGTTCAATTACTATTGCAACCAACATGGCAGGTCGTGGTACAGATATAAAACTTGGTGAGGGTGTAAGAGAATTAGGTGGATTAGCCGTTATAGGTACTGAAAGACACGAATCGCGCCGTATTGATAATCAGTTAAGAGGACGTTCAGGACGTCAAGGAGACCCAGGTTATTCAAGATTTTATCTTTCTTTAGAAGATGAACTTATGCTTCGTTTTGGAGCGGATAGACTTAAAAAATTAATGGATATGAATGACGATACTCCATTAGAAAGTCGCATGATAAGTAGATCTGTTGAAAGTGCCCAAAAACGTGTTGAAGGAAATAACTTTGATGCTAGAAAACAAGTTCTTCAATATGACGATGTTTTAAGAAAACAACGTGAAATAATGTATGGAGAACGTAATGAAGTTTTAGAATTAGAAAAAGTTTCTGAAATAATAGCTAGCATGGTAGACAATGCTGTAAACAAAACTATTGATTACTCCTTAAATTTAGAGTTTGTAGATGAAGATATTGATATAAGAGATATCGTGAAATTACTTAATGAAAAATATTTATTAGATAATCCTATTAATATTGATAATTACACAGAAGCTAGTGATAAAGAAGAAATAGCAGAATTAGCCCTCGTAAATATTAAAAAAGAACTTGCTGAAAAACGTGAATTACTTACTGATAAAACAATGGATAATTTTGAAAAATATATACTTTTAAATTCTATTGACCAGCATTGGACAGACCATATTGACCAGATGGACCAGTTGAGAAAAGGTATCTTCTTGCGTTCTTATGGGCAAATAGACCCTCTTAGAGAGTATCGTAATGAAGGTCATATCATGTTTGAAAATATGATTGCTGAAATTGAAGATAGTGTTACTACAAATCTACTGCGTATAAAAGTAGAAAGACACGAAGAAATAGAACTGAAAAACGAAGAGAAAGTTCTTATTACAAATGACAGTAAGGAACATATAGCAAGAGGTCCTATAAAAAGTTCAAGTAGAGAAGAAAAAAAGAAAAGAAAAGAAGAAAGATTAAATAGAATAAAAGAATTAAAAGAAAAGAAAAAGGTAATAGGTAAGTAA
- a CDS encoding cell wall-binding protein, with amino-acid sequence MKKSKILLTALLSSVVIVGGCSNNTEKKSTTKESSTSNSKSSSTNSTNKKEVKDKIYGLNEYWVVDGQWKLKIDSVTTTTERNQFYKDEPAQVVVITYTYENLGYKGEFQDLFFTPYQVVDGGKKVSKIYPIINLNYVKPTPEGAIMEGAQKAFGLSTESKTIKVMFDKYDSNKKRQKATFEVPVE; translated from the coding sequence ATGAAAAAATCAAAAATTTTATTAACAGCATTATTATCTAGTGTGGTTATTGTAGGTGGATGTTCTAACAATACAGAAAAAAAATCTACAACTAAAGAGTCTTCAACTTCTAACTCAAAATCTAGTTCAACAAATTCAACAAACAAAAAAGAAGTAAAAGACAAAATTTATGGATTAAATGAATACTGGGTAGTCGATGGTCAATGGAAATTAAAAATTGATAGTGTAACCACTACTACAGAAAGAAATCAATTTTATAAAGATGAACCAGCACAAGTAGTTGTTATTACTTATACATATGAAAATCTAGGGTATAAAGGAGAATTCCAAGATTTATTTTTTACACCATATCAGGTCGTTGATGGCGGTAAAAAAGTATCTAAAATATACCCAATAATTAATCTTAACTATGTAAAACCTACACCTGAAGGTGCTATTATGGAGGGTGCACAAAAAGCTTTTGGATTATCTACTGAAAGTAAAACAATTAAAGTTATGTTCGACAAATACGACAGCAATAAAAAGCGACAAAAAGCTACATTTGAAGTCCCTGTAGAATAA
- a CDS encoding DUF3800 domain-containing protein has translation MKKFYFDESGSITKSKNINNKYFIFAGISTNEPEHTKRIFKKAKQKYLKNNPDLNFNIKNEIKGSEMNIDFKIFLFEELIKKTDITFYFMIFDNHNAYDRLTTNPSITFNYINFLLLKNSFSTCNILNLNLDNRNVAIKNLKSLQDYLEIKFCIEDNKVKEYVKVEYFESQNNILIQIADIFSNFIYRLIKGKDNNSNQEKAIKIFNKLKIKNIQHMDYFPRAKCNSSLFG, from the coding sequence GTGAAAAAATTTTATTTTGACGAATCAGGTTCAATAACAAAAAGCAAAAACATAAATAATAAATATTTTATTTTTGCTGGAATATCTACAAATGAACCTGAACACACTAAAAGAATATTTAAAAAAGCAAAACAAAAATATTTAAAAAATAATCCAGACCTAAATTTCAACATAAAAAATGAAATAAAAGGCTCTGAAATGAATATTGATTTTAAAATATTTTTATTTGAAGAACTAATAAAAAAGACAGACATTACATTTTACTTTATGATATTTGATAATCACAATGCCTATGACAGATTAACAACAAATCCATCAATAACATTCAACTACATAAACTTCTTATTACTAAAAAATTCATTTTCAACTTGCAACATATTAAATTTGAATTTAGATAATAGAAATGTAGCTATTAAAAATTTAAAGTCCTTACAAGACTATCTAGAAATTAAATTTTGTATAGAAGATAACAAAGTAAAAGAATATGTAAAAGTAGAATATTTTGAATCACAAAACAATATATTAATACAAATAGCCGATATATTTTCAAATTTTATTTATAGATTAATAAAAGGAAAAGATAATAATTCAAATCAAGAAAAAGCCATTAAAATATTCAATAAACTAAAAATAAAAAACATTCAGCATATGGATTATTTTCCACGAGCTAAATGTAATTCTAGTTTATTTGGATAA
- the gltX gene encoding glutamate--tRNA ligase, with product MKKVRVRYAPSPTGNLHIGNARTALFNYLFAKRYDGDFILRIEDTDFKRNKEEGERSQLQYMKWLGLEYDEGLHKEKDCGSYRQSERLEIYKEYAEKLISENKAYKCYMTAEELEAEREEQKAKGLPPRYSGKHANLTKEEQEAFEKEGRKPSIRIRVPQDRTYSWEDMVKGELSFEGKDFGDFVILKNDGVATYNFCVAIDDHLMNISHVLRGDDHVSNTPKQLVVYEALGFEAPKFGHMTLIVNENKKKLSKRDESIIQFIEQYDSLGYLPEAIFNFIALLGWSPEGEEEIFTRDEFAKIFDEKRLSKSPAFFDNQKLTWINNQYIKKQPLERILNLALPFLVKEGIVTQEEIETNKEWFEKLISLYQPQMSYGAEIVKLTSLFFKKELEFANEESEILALDTNSKVFEALLEKISSMSEFTAENIKNAIKEIQKETGIKGKNLFMPIRVATTGQMHGPELNLSLELLGKYRVVERIQKILNK from the coding sequence ATGAAAAAAGTAAGAGTTAGATATGCTCCATCACCGACAGGTAATTTGCATATAGGTAATGCAAGAACAGCTTTATTCAATTATCTTTTTGCAAAACGTTATGACGGAGATTTTATTTTAAGAATTGAAGATACTGATTTTAAACGTAATAAAGAAGAGGGAGAAAGAAGTCAGCTGCAATATATGAAGTGGTTGGGTCTTGAATATGATGAGGGACTTCATAAGGAAAAAGATTGTGGATCTTATCGCCAATCTGAACGTTTAGAAATATATAAAGAGTATGCAGAAAAATTAATCTCAGAAAATAAGGCCTATAAATGCTACATGACTGCTGAAGAATTGGAAGCCGAACGAGAAGAACAAAAAGCTAAGGGCTTGCCACCTAGATATAGTGGTAAACATGCCAACTTAACAAAAGAAGAGCAAGAGGCTTTTGAAAAAGAGGGAAGAAAACCATCAATTCGTATTCGTGTTCCTCAAGATAGAACATACAGCTGGGAAGATATGGTAAAAGGAGAATTATCTTTTGAGGGTAAAGATTTTGGAGATTTCGTTATTTTAAAAAATGACGGAGTTGCAACTTATAATTTTTGCGTTGCAATAGACGACCACTTAATGAACATATCACACGTATTAAGAGGAGATGACCATGTTTCTAATACTCCAAAACAATTAGTAGTTTATGAAGCTTTAGGTTTTGAAGCTCCAAAATTTGGACACATGACACTTATTGTTAATGAGAACAAGAAAAAATTATCAAAACGTGATGAAAGTATTATTCAATTTATTGAACAATACGATTCACTTGGTTACTTACCAGAAGCAATATTCAATTTTATAGCCTTATTAGGTTGGTCTCCAGAAGGAGAGGAAGAAATTTTCACTCGTGATGAATTTGCTAAAATTTTTGACGAAAAACGTCTAAGCAAATCTCCTGCATTTTTTGATAATCAAAAATTAACGTGGATTAATAATCAATATATTAAAAAACAACCCCTAGAAAGAATATTAAATCTTGCTTTGCCATTCTTAGTTAAAGAAGGAATAGTAACCCAAGAAGAAATTGAAACAAATAAAGAATGGTTTGAAAAATTAATAAGTTTATATCAACCACAAATGAGTTACGGAGCAGAAATAGTTAAATTAACATCGCTATTCTTTAAAAAAGAACTTGAATTTGCTAATGAAGAAAGTGAAATATTAGCCCTAGATACAAATTCAAAAGTTTTTGAAGCATTGCTAGAAAAAATTTCTTCAATGTCAGAATTTACAGCAGAAAATATAAAAAATGCAATCAAAGAAATTCAAAAAGAAACAGGTATAAAAGGTAAAAACTTATTTATGCCAATTCGTGTTGCTACTACTGGACAAATGCACGGGCCAGAATTAAATTTAAGTTTAGAGTTGCTAGGAAAATATAGAGTAGTAGAAAGAATACAAAAAATATTAAATAAGTAA